One Gimesia aquarii DNA segment encodes these proteins:
- a CDS encoding tetratricopeptide repeat protein, with product MRNSTNKWYLIMIAGVATLYSTGCSHTHNMVGTNLMLPAQESPQMVMARTAEEKGQFATAERTYRVVLQRNPKNATVLNRMGIVYSKMGKQDQAAKYLMEAVKAQPENPKFLTDLGYALYLQNDLPAAEIALEESIKRDPSSKRSFNNLSLVLGHQGRMDEAYQIARSVLSAEEAHANIGYICLQRGMLDDAAQHYNRALELNPDLDSVKEAIVQVAELQKKQMQFNEQQSEVEIAQTPVIEPAPAEEAVVSEEPQFRIISEAEVINPEMIEVDEVPVAQISGVQEISIQGFEPPLHVSNDDYIPSESNEFFETVQSTESMTNVYAEE from the coding sequence ATGCGAAACTCAACTAATAAATGGTATTTAATTATGATTGCGGGAGTGGCCACTCTGTATTCAACAGGGTGTTCACATACGCATAATATGGTAGGCACGAATCTGATGCTGCCTGCTCAAGAGTCACCTCAAATGGTAATGGCTCGAACAGCAGAGGAGAAAGGTCAGTTCGCAACAGCAGAACGAACCTATCGTGTCGTGCTTCAAAGAAATCCCAAAAATGCGACCGTTTTAAATCGTATGGGAATTGTCTACTCCAAAATGGGGAAGCAGGATCAGGCAGCTAAATATTTGATGGAAGCTGTTAAGGCTCAACCGGAAAATCCCAAGTTTCTAACAGACCTGGGATATGCTCTCTATCTCCAGAACGATCTGCCAGCAGCCGAAATTGCTCTGGAAGAATCGATCAAGCGTGACCCCAGTTCTAAACGTTCATTCAATAACTTGAGCCTGGTTTTAGGGCATCAGGGACGAATGGACGAAGCATATCAAATTGCTCGTTCTGTCCTGAGTGCAGAAGAAGCACATGCCAATATTGGCTATATTTGTCTGCAACGAGGAATGTTGGATGATGCAGCCCAGCATTATAATCGGGCTTTAGAACTCAATCCCGATCTGGATTCTGTCAAGGAAGCCATCGTGCAGGTTGCGGAACTGCAGAAAAAACAGATGCAGTTCAATGAGCAGCAATCCGAAGTGGAAATTGCTCAGACTCCTGTGATCGAGCCTGCTCCTGCAGAAGAAGCTGTTGTATCTGAAGAACCACAGTTCCGGATTATTTCTGAAGCTGAAGTCATCAATCCTGAAATGATCGAAGTGGACGAAGTGCCAGTTGCTCAAATCTCGGGTGTTCAAGAAATTTCGATTCAAGGATTTGAGCCTCCCCTGCATGTTAGCAATGATGATTATATTCCGTCAGAGAGTAATGAATTCTTTGAAACGGTTCAGAGCACAGAGTCGATGACCAACGTGTATGCTGAAGAATAA
- a CDS encoding PA0069 family radical SAM protein produces the protein MSVRCFINSSQPPQAKGRGSQINPPNRFLPVLYEQDFEQLEYDTEYLEGLRHLPTKYYPDHSLSLVMENQSPDIGFRYSVNPYRGCAHGCAYCYARPTHEYHGLSAGTDFETKIFVKERAPELFRDWLARDQWSPEVIVFSGVTDCYQPAEKQFELTRSCLKIAAEARQPISIITKNALILRDLDLLSRMAEDRTIAVNVSITTLQQELTRTLEPRTSAPAARLRTVRELSQAGVPVNVMVAPVIPGLNDSEIPQILEAAADAGAQTAHYILLRLPYTVKPVFLEWLERTRPDEKTRIESRIRACRDGNLYTAQFGKRMKGTGTIAEQIGKLFRVFAKKHGLDQSLPALETKHFRPPLPTSGQLRLF, from the coding sequence ATGAGTGTGAGGTGTTTCATCAATTCGTCACAGCCACCACAGGCCAAAGGCCGGGGATCACAGATCAACCCTCCGAACCGATTTCTACCCGTACTTTATGAGCAAGACTTCGAGCAGCTCGAATATGATACGGAGTACCTGGAGGGTCTGCGTCATCTGCCCACGAAGTATTATCCTGATCACAGCCTGTCTCTTGTCATGGAAAATCAGAGTCCGGATATCGGTTTCCGCTACAGTGTGAATCCTTATCGCGGCTGCGCTCACGGTTGCGCGTATTGCTATGCACGACCGACTCATGAATATCATGGCTTAAGCGCAGGAACAGATTTCGAAACAAAAATTTTTGTGAAAGAACGCGCGCCCGAGTTATTTCGCGACTGGCTGGCGCGCGATCAATGGTCACCCGAAGTCATCGTATTCTCTGGTGTGACAGACTGTTATCAGCCCGCGGAAAAACAGTTTGAACTCACACGAAGCTGTCTGAAAATTGCAGCCGAGGCACGACAACCGATCTCGATTATCACCAAGAACGCACTCATTCTACGTGATCTGGATCTTCTCAGCCGTATGGCGGAAGACCGTACCATCGCAGTGAATGTCAGTATCACGACACTCCAACAGGAATTGACGCGCACACTGGAACCGCGAACGAGTGCTCCTGCGGCACGGCTCCGTACGGTTCGAGAGCTGTCACAGGCTGGTGTGCCCGTGAATGTGATGGTTGCGCCGGTCATCCCCGGACTCAACGACTCAGAAATTCCACAGATCCTGGAAGCAGCGGCGGACGCAGGTGCACAAACAGCGCACTACATTTTGTTACGATTACCGTATACCGTCAAACCGGTTTTTCTGGAATGGCTTGAGCGGACGCGCCCTGATGAAAAGACACGTATCGAATCACGGATTCGAGCTTGTCGTGACGGTAATCTTTATACTGCTCAGTTCGGCAAACGGATGAAAGGAACTGGAACTATTGCAGAGCAGATCGGAAAACTATTCCGGGTCTTCGCGAAAAAACATGGGTTAGACCAATCTTTACCTGCGCTGGAAACGAAACACTTTCGTCCCCCCCTGCCTACTTCAGGGCAATTGCGGCTCTTCTAA
- a CDS encoding zinc-dependent peptidase — MIFTWLRNRRRRKILASPIPNHWKTILEHNVAQLVHLTAQQKTLLFQRVQIFVKEKYWEGCNGFEITEEVKLTIAGQACLITLGFANDCFDRLKTILVYPDAYVAKETLIDSIGVMTEGTSFRLGESWGSGPIVLSWESIYEGGQVPDDGRNVVIHEFAHYYDALDRQFSGTPPLHDSEQYEQWTRVMTAEYESLVSQLQHGRKTFIDPYGATNPAEFFAVCTEHFFEQPRQMREYSVDLYETMKLFYQQDPAQAV; from the coding sequence ATGATTTTTACCTGGTTGCGAAACCGCCGACGCAGGAAAATCCTCGCTTCACCCATTCCCAATCATTGGAAAACCATTCTTGAGCATAACGTAGCGCAACTCGTTCACTTAACGGCACAGCAGAAAACGCTCCTGTTTCAACGCGTTCAGATTTTCGTCAAAGAAAAATACTGGGAAGGCTGTAACGGCTTTGAAATTACGGAAGAGGTCAAGCTGACCATTGCCGGTCAGGCCTGTCTGATCACACTAGGGTTTGCCAACGATTGTTTTGATCGTCTGAAAACGATTCTTGTTTATCCCGATGCATATGTTGCAAAAGAGACTCTGATCGATTCCATTGGCGTCATGACAGAAGGCACCTCATTTCGTTTGGGAGAATCCTGGGGTTCAGGGCCGATCGTATTGTCCTGGGAAAGCATTTACGAAGGGGGGCAGGTTCCCGATGATGGTCGCAATGTCGTCATACACGAATTCGCGCACTACTACGATGCCCTAGATCGGCAGTTTAGCGGAACCCCTCCCTTACATGATTCGGAACAGTACGAGCAATGGACACGAGTCATGACTGCGGAATATGAATCATTGGTTTCACAGTTACAGCATGGCAGAAAAACATTCATCGATCCCTATGGTGCAACCAATCCAGCTGAGTTCTTCGCCGTCTGTACGGAACATTTTTTTGAACAGCCTCGCCAGATGCGAGAGTACTCTGTCGATCTCTACGAGACGATGAAACTGTTCTATCAGCAAGATCCCGCTCAGGCAGTTTAA
- a CDS encoding arylsulfatase: MIQTARLTLLTIAVCFLFPVQTQLKAAPPKKPNIIFIMADDLGYGDLGCYGQKIIKTPRLDQMAAEGMKFTQMYAGCTVCAPSRCVLMTGLHMGHARVRGNTSVQENQSLKEDDVTVAQVLKKAGYQTGLTGKWGIGEAGTAGVPNLKGFDFFYGYLNQHNAHNYYPPFLWRNNQKEPLRNVIDPKSVNPAGIGGVATKKVDYSHDLIMNEALDFIDQNAKNPFFLYVALTIPHANNEAGRMVGDGQEVPDYGIYQNKDWSNPNKGQAAMITRMDAGVGQILDRLKKLGIDDNTVVMFTSDNGHHQEGRNDAKFFDANGPLRGMKRDLYEGGIRVPFIVRWPGTTPAGTVSDHIGYFGDLMATACELAHVPCPPDLDSVSFAPTIEGHPRKQKQHGFLFWEFYERGGKQAVRFGKWKAVRMPMFTGKTELYDLSKDLGEGNNVASQHPDLVSKIEEMMDQSHTPDPLWKPRGKLNKNQPTPGDGKPRF, translated from the coding sequence ATGATTCAAACTGCTCGACTTACGCTTTTGACTATTGCCGTCTGTTTCCTGTTTCCTGTTCAAACACAACTCAAAGCAGCCCCACCAAAGAAACCAAATATCATCTTTATCATGGCCGATGACCTCGGGTATGGTGACCTGGGATGTTACGGTCAAAAAATCATTAAAACACCTCGCCTCGATCAGATGGCGGCAGAAGGCATGAAATTCACTCAAATGTATGCAGGCTGTACCGTGTGTGCTCCCTCACGTTGTGTGTTGATGACCGGTCTGCACATGGGACACGCCCGGGTACGTGGCAACACATCGGTCCAGGAAAACCAGTCTCTCAAAGAGGATGACGTAACCGTTGCTCAAGTTCTGAAAAAAGCGGGTTATCAAACAGGGCTCACAGGCAAGTGGGGCATTGGTGAAGCAGGAACCGCCGGTGTCCCGAATCTGAAAGGATTCGATTTTTTCTATGGCTATTTGAACCAGCACAACGCACACAATTATTACCCTCCCTTCCTTTGGAGAAATAACCAAAAAGAGCCACTCCGCAACGTGATTGATCCCAAGTCGGTAAACCCTGCCGGCATCGGAGGTGTCGCGACCAAGAAGGTCGATTACTCGCATGACTTGATCATGAATGAAGCGCTCGACTTCATAGACCAGAATGCAAAGAACCCATTTTTTCTATATGTCGCCTTAACGATTCCCCATGCCAATAACGAAGCCGGCAGAATGGTTGGCGACGGACAGGAAGTTCCCGACTATGGAATCTATCAAAATAAAGACTGGTCGAACCCCAATAAAGGGCAAGCCGCGATGATTACCCGCATGGATGCCGGCGTGGGCCAGATTCTGGATCGACTTAAAAAGTTAGGCATTGATGACAACACAGTCGTCATGTTTACCTCAGATAACGGACATCATCAGGAAGGCAGAAACGATGCGAAGTTTTTTGATGCGAACGGCCCACTTCGTGGTATGAAACGCGACCTCTACGAAGGAGGCATTCGTGTGCCGTTCATCGTGCGTTGGCCGGGAACAACACCTGCGGGAACCGTCTCTGATCACATTGGCTATTTTGGAGATTTGATGGCAACCGCCTGCGAATTGGCACATGTCCCCTGTCCGCCCGATCTTGACAGTGTCAGTTTTGCGCCCACCATTGAAGGACACCCCAGGAAACAAAAGCAGCATGGCTTCCTCTTCTGGGAGTTCTACGAACGAGGTGGCAAACAGGCAGTGAGATTTGGAAAATGGAAAGCTGTCCGCATGCCGATGTTTACCGGAAAAACAGAACTTTACGACCTGTCAAAAGACCTGGGTGAAGGGAATAACGTCGCCAGCCAGCATCCTGATCTCGTCTCCAAAATAGAAGAGATGATGGACCAATCACATACTCCAGACCCTCTCTGGAAACCGAGGGGAAAGTTGAACAAGAATCAACCTACTCCCGGCGATGGAAAACCGCGCTTCTAA
- a CDS encoding TadE/TadG family type IV pilus assembly protein has protein sequence MKRIHFNKESHQNRRGIAVLWLVLWGSLFLTFFCVVLEITTLWQAQVEINNALDSAALSAVKEWGASGLGATQVPRDVGIAYTAGNPVLGVPTTITSNFNGANLPNENNSCNGNLIFGGLNTLVSPITFDASADVTLPGGIPAVRAQATVPVQGFCSTLFGFSFLNVSASSTAYFNTATGRVALVRITTFVCP, from the coding sequence ATGAAACGAATTCATTTTAATAAAGAATCTCATCAGAACCGTCGCGGAATTGCCGTCCTTTGGCTGGTGCTTTGGGGATCTTTGTTTCTGACTTTTTTCTGTGTCGTATTGGAAATTACTACGCTGTGGCAAGCACAGGTCGAAATTAATAACGCGCTCGATTCTGCAGCACTATCAGCAGTCAAAGAGTGGGGTGCGAGCGGGCTTGGTGCAACTCAAGTTCCCCGTGATGTCGGAATCGCTTATACTGCAGGCAATCCTGTACTCGGAGTTCCTACTACAATTACTTCCAATTTCAATGGTGCCAACTTACCCAATGAAAATAATAGCTGTAATGGGAATTTAATTTTTGGTGGATTAAATACCCTGGTTTCTCCGATTACATTTGATGCCTCAGCAGATGTGACTTTGCCGGGTGGAATTCCCGCCGTCCGAGCACAAGCAACTGTCCCCGTACAAGGGTTTTGTAGTACGTTATTTGGTTTCAGTTTTCTTAACGTCTCTGCATCTTCTACCGCTTACTTTAACACAGCTACCGGACGAGTTGCTCTTGTCAGAATCACAACATTCGTCTGCCCCTGA
- a CDS encoding TadE family protein — translation MLELILVMPAFLIIMLATVQISLIYVAIEQTAYASRFAAKIASETPAVGINALNTGLLKNRVDNVLIVGGLPTGSCRVILEHDIGGPTTTIADPVVAVPNCDCDPPVTPLPVVAGAVRDESVRTTVCVPLAGNVPDFLSSFGFSIQTFVVEESTTYLHEI, via the coding sequence GTGTTAGAATTAATTCTGGTGATGCCCGCGTTCCTGATTATCATGCTGGCGACGGTACAGATTTCATTGATCTATGTCGCCATCGAACAGACGGCTTATGCGAGTCGATTTGCTGCCAAGATCGCGTCCGAAACACCCGCAGTGGGTATCAATGCTTTAAATACGGGATTACTAAAAAATCGAGTTGATAATGTCCTTATTGTCGGGGGGTTACCCACAGGAAGTTGTCGCGTCATTTTAGAACATGATATTGGTGGACCTACTACAACGATTGCTGATCCCGTTGTGGCCGTTCCGAATTGTGACTGCGATCCACCAGTCACTCCTTTGCCAGTTGTGGCAGGAGCTGTTCGAGATGAGTCAGTTCGTACCACAGTATGTGTACCTCTGGCTGGAAATGTTCCCGATTTTTTATCGAGTTTTGGTTTTTCGATTCAGACATTTGTTGTTGAAGAGTCTACAACATATTTGCATGAAATCTAA
- a CDS encoding TadE/TadG family type IV pilus assembly protein, producing the protein MSHNQSKLQPARNKQRRGSVILEFILAFPLILIISLAIIEFGFFSLLQQTITLSAIEGSREAAHVGATTTSVGNLIDQYVSINSLNLDVGAQPAAPGQGDVLVVIETGGGVPTQTIGNSDIPCTPVGPAPSPLEVKVTVCLNLTDMNGTTPIPDLLSTFGFTLSGKQLEISAMTGLE; encoded by the coding sequence TTGTCTCATAATCAGTCCAAACTGCAACCTGCTAGAAACAAACAGCGAAGAGGCTCCGTAATACTGGAGTTCATTCTGGCGTTTCCTTTGATCCTGATCATTTCTCTGGCGATTATTGAGTTTGGATTCTTTTCCCTACTGCAACAAACGATCACTTTATCAGCGATCGAGGGCTCACGGGAAGCGGCTCATGTGGGAGCAACGACCACATCAGTCGGAAACTTGATTGACCAATATGTGTCAATCAATTCGTTAAATTTAGATGTCGGCGCACAACCAGCTGCTCCTGGACAAGGAGATGTGCTGGTTGTCATTGAAACTGGTGGTGGAGTCCCCACACAGACCATTGGAAATTCAGATATCCCCTGCACTCCCGTTGGTCCTGCCCCTAGTCCCCTTGAGGTCAAGGTAACAGTTTGCCTCAACCTGACTGATATGAATGGTACGACCCCGATTCCTGATCTTTTATCAACATTTGGCTTTACGCTTTCAGGAAAACAACTTGAAATCAGCGCTATGACCGGATTAGAGTAA
- a CDS encoding ArnT family glycosyltransferase has product MPQKKRLKYLLLFILLISAMIRCGIAVYVQRQLDRQPGRTYVIEGDADGYWKLAQTILHGEDYTIYTPPRRVLRMPGFPVFLAGAMSVLGEEHFRVRLVLSLTGVVACFVVYLLGKELVNEVTGVIVAALVAVSPVMAGFSVLFLSETLFALAMLFSLWVFAKLSKIEFGEEQRVRGIMLSLLAGISLAIACYVRPSWLLVLPLVVVALIWNAKRNRTEAIKRCLFMILGFAVMLAPWTYRNYRVTGHFVPTTLWLGPSLYDGLNAQATGDSDMTFFDQENVLDTMSEYEMNQHYTQRAIDYARQHPGHVFQLMGAKLLRYWKPWPNASQFQSWWMMAAVSIIFIPVVCFAIYGAWVSRDQYLLLLITLGPIVYFSMLHLIFVSSLRYRLPAEYSLYILSAVGIYHFFFSQTERSQSG; this is encoded by the coding sequence ATGCCGCAAAAAAAACGGCTTAAATACTTATTATTATTCATTTTATTGATCTCCGCAATGATTCGATGTGGAATTGCGGTTTATGTACAGCGCCAGCTTGATCGGCAACCTGGACGTACCTATGTGATTGAAGGTGATGCAGACGGGTATTGGAAACTCGCTCAAACGATCCTTCATGGCGAAGACTATACAATTTATACACCACCAAGACGTGTACTACGGATGCCTGGATTTCCTGTATTCCTGGCGGGAGCCATGTCGGTCTTGGGAGAAGAGCATTTTCGTGTTCGACTGGTTCTCTCACTGACGGGTGTCGTAGCATGTTTTGTTGTTTATTTACTGGGAAAAGAATTAGTCAATGAGGTTACTGGCGTGATTGTGGCGGCATTAGTTGCTGTCTCACCAGTGATGGCTGGGTTTAGTGTGTTGTTTTTAAGCGAGACCCTGTTTGCATTAGCAATGCTGTTTTCATTATGGGTCTTTGCCAAGTTATCAAAAATCGAATTTGGAGAAGAGCAGAGAGTTCGTGGGATTATGCTGTCACTGCTGGCAGGCATTTCACTGGCGATAGCCTGTTATGTCAGACCTAGCTGGTTGTTGGTTCTTCCCTTGGTTGTCGTTGCTTTGATCTGGAACGCAAAAAGGAATCGAACAGAGGCCATCAAGCGATGTCTATTTATGATACTGGGATTTGCAGTCATGCTGGCTCCCTGGACATATCGCAATTATCGAGTCACAGGTCACTTTGTGCCAACGACACTGTGGTTAGGTCCGAGTCTGTATGATGGATTGAATGCACAGGCAACCGGTGATAGCGATATGACTTTTTTTGATCAAGAGAATGTATTGGATACAATGAGTGAATACGAAATGAATCAGCACTATACACAACGGGCGATCGACTATGCCAGACAGCACCCTGGTCATGTCTTCCAATTGATGGGAGCCAAACTGTTACGCTACTGGAAGCCTTGGCCGAATGCATCGCAGTTTCAGTCGTGGTGGATGATGGCTGCCGTTTCGATCATTTTTATACCGGTTGTCTGCTTTGCCATTTATGGGGCGTGGGTTTCACGCGATCAGTATTTATTGTTGCTGATCACATTAGGGCCGATTGTTTACTTTTCCATGCTGCATTTGATATTTGTCAGTTCGTTACGTTACCGTCTGCCTGCGGAATACAGTTTATATATCTTGTCAGCGGTTGGTATTTATCATTTTTTCTTCAGTCAAACAGAAAGAAGTCAGTCCGGTTAA